One window of the Nitrospira sp. genome contains the following:
- a CDS encoding DUF192 domain-containing protein translates to MGLTQTQGSDREQKKKRIIMMILLAILLMSVSMFLVPQKDTDIIVVTFPHGETIEAEVAETPEKLLFGLAFRDQLPPNTGMLYIFESNGLHRVRTKEFRFPVDMIWVDESHHVVHTVERASPCEKDPCPFFGPPPVAARYVLETEAGFIQRVGVANGDELKYFLRM, encoded by the coding sequence ATGGGTTTGACGCAGACTCAAGGGAGCGATCGGGAACAGAAAAAAAAGCGGATCATCATGATGATCCTGCTGGCGATCCTCTTAATGAGCGTGTCCATGTTTCTGGTGCCGCAGAAGGACACCGACATCATTGTGGTGACCTTCCCTCATGGCGAAACGATCGAAGCGGAAGTTGCAGAGACGCCAGAAAAGCTGCTGTTCGGGCTCGCGTTTCGTGATCAGTTGCCGCCCAACACGGGGATGCTTTATATCTTTGAGTCTAATGGGCTCCATCGGGTCCGGACCAAGGAATTTCGATTCCCGGTGGATATGATTTGGGTCGATGAAAGCCATCATGTAGTGCATACAGTCGAGCGCGCGAGCCCCTGCGAGAAAGATCCCTGTCCGTTCTTCGGCCCTCCACCGGTGGCGGCGCGCTATGTGCTGGAAACCGAGGCTGGATTTATCCAGCGGGTTGGTGTTGCAAACGGGGACGAGCTGAAGTATTTCCTGCGCATGTAG
- the rpsO gene encoding 30S ribosomal protein S15: protein MALLKEAKTELIKQYRQHDTDSGSPEVQIAVLTNRITYLTEHFKLHKKDHHSRRGLLQLVGRRRRLLDYLRGVDEARYRAVIERLGIRK, encoded by the coding sequence ATGGCCTTGTTGAAGGAAGCAAAGACGGAGTTGATCAAGCAGTATCGCCAGCACGATACGGATTCGGGATCCCCCGAAGTTCAGATTGCGGTGCTGACCAACCGGATTACCTATTTGACCGAGCATTTCAAGCTGCACAAGAAGGATCACCATTCACGGCGTGGTCTCTTGCAGCTGGTCGGACGGCGGCGCCGGTTGCTCGACTATCTGCGTGGCGTCGATGAAGCGCGGTATCGCGCAGTCATCGAACGACTCGGTATTCGCAAGTAG
- the infB gene encoding translation initiation factor IF-2 codes for MRVYELAKKLGIENKDLIPELKKMGVPVASHSSALDDDTVQKALDKLSPKAKGAVKASGKASGDDVVGKTRDTEVKHESGHGAKASASKAAIVEEPAKTDKRRILIKRKKEDEPIEASSPVAPPPSEIETSAVAATSAAHPAVSEPPPPPPPVVLPELPEIGTILAQPPPPPVEKVVVKSAAVTPGAAPGIVLTPEALAAKKKSLALEAIEAEGLKEKLKKAKKTGRPKEEPDVKHREDAARWQDLRAIPTVQRRDDRSRHLHHSAPSEITKPRRKSVKVTVGTTVKEFAELIGQRPADIVRKLMEMGQMLTFNQPMNMDVASMIAEEAGVKIEISVEKAGDELLEAVVQAGEGDERLEPRPPVVTIMGHVDHGKTSLLDAIRQTKVAEGEAGGITQHIGAYTVSVHGKQVTFLDTPGHEAFTAMRSRGAKVTDIVILVVAADDGVMPQTIEAINHAKAAGVPLIVAMNKIDKPEANPDRVRNALSEHGLISEAWGGDTIMVEVSAKQKTGLDTLLEMILLQSEVLELKADPHRQAKGTVVEAKLERGRGPVATVLVQSGTLKVGDVFVVGTFSGRVRALLNDQGVKTQQATPSIPVEVIGLPGVPSAGDVFQVVSDERVAREIADERAQKQRTADLAGQTKVSLDDLFARIKEGSAKELAIVIKADVQGSSEALAAAVEKLPTPAVRIRVIHNGVGGVTESDVLLAAASRAIIIGFNVRPEPKAASLAEQQGVDVRLYTIIYEALSDIKAAMEGLLDPTLKERSLGRAEVRQVFTIPKAGVVAGSYVVEGTISRAAVGVRLIRDNVVVFEGRLGSLRRFKDDVREVQQGYECGISIENFNDIKAGDVIEAYTIDKIAGKL; via the coding sequence ATGCGCGTCTATGAATTAGCGAAGAAGCTGGGGATCGAGAACAAAGATCTCATCCCTGAACTCAAGAAGATGGGTGTGCCTGTCGCCTCTCACAGCAGTGCGCTCGATGACGACACGGTGCAAAAAGCTCTGGACAAACTCAGCCCGAAAGCCAAAGGGGCCGTGAAGGCGAGTGGGAAGGCGTCAGGCGACGATGTGGTCGGAAAAACACGCGACACTGAGGTAAAGCACGAAAGCGGGCATGGCGCCAAGGCGTCTGCCTCCAAGGCGGCGATTGTGGAGGAGCCGGCAAAGACGGACAAGCGGCGCATCCTCATCAAGCGCAAGAAGGAAGATGAGCCGATTGAAGCCAGCAGTCCGGTGGCTCCCCCGCCGAGTGAGATCGAGACGTCAGCCGTCGCAGCAACGTCCGCTGCGCACCCGGCGGTGAGTGAACCGCCCCCTCCTCCTCCCCCTGTGGTCCTGCCGGAGTTGCCGGAAATCGGAACGATCCTCGCGCAACCTCCGCCTCCTCCGGTGGAGAAGGTTGTTGTAAAGTCCGCGGCTGTTACGCCGGGAGCGGCGCCTGGAATCGTACTGACGCCGGAAGCGCTCGCAGCGAAGAAGAAGAGCTTGGCGCTCGAAGCGATTGAAGCGGAAGGGCTCAAGGAAAAGCTCAAAAAAGCCAAAAAAACCGGTCGGCCCAAAGAAGAGCCGGATGTGAAGCATCGTGAAGATGCAGCCCGGTGGCAGGATCTTCGTGCCATTCCGACTGTGCAGCGCCGCGATGATCGGTCCCGGCATCTGCATCACAGTGCGCCTTCAGAAATTACCAAGCCGCGTAGAAAGAGCGTCAAGGTGACGGTGGGGACGACGGTGAAAGAGTTTGCCGAGTTGATCGGGCAACGTCCGGCTGACATCGTTCGAAAGTTGATGGAGATGGGGCAGATGCTCACTTTCAATCAGCCGATGAACATGGATGTGGCCTCGATGATTGCCGAAGAAGCCGGCGTCAAGATAGAAATCTCCGTTGAGAAGGCCGGCGATGAACTCCTGGAGGCCGTGGTGCAAGCGGGAGAGGGCGATGAGCGCCTTGAGCCCAGGCCTCCGGTCGTCACCATCATGGGCCACGTCGACCACGGAAAAACATCGCTCCTGGATGCGATCAGGCAAACGAAGGTGGCCGAGGGCGAGGCAGGCGGGATTACGCAGCACATCGGGGCCTATACCGTCTCGGTTCATGGGAAGCAGGTCACATTCCTGGATACGCCGGGCCACGAAGCCTTTACCGCCATGCGGTCGCGTGGAGCCAAGGTGACGGACATCGTCATTCTCGTGGTGGCTGCCGACGATGGCGTGATGCCGCAAACCATCGAAGCGATCAACCATGCGAAGGCGGCAGGGGTGCCACTGATTGTGGCGATGAATAAAATCGACAAGCCTGAGGCCAACCCCGATCGGGTGCGCAATGCGCTGTCCGAGCACGGGCTGATTTCCGAAGCCTGGGGCGGCGACACCATTATGGTGGAGGTCTCAGCCAAGCAGAAGACCGGTCTCGACACCTTACTCGAAATGATTTTGCTTCAGTCGGAAGTGTTGGAGTTGAAGGCCGATCCGCACCGTCAGGCCAAGGGGACGGTCGTGGAAGCCAAGTTGGAGCGGGGCCGTGGCCCTGTTGCAACGGTCCTGGTTCAGAGCGGTACGCTCAAAGTGGGCGATGTGTTTGTGGTCGGAACGTTCAGCGGTCGCGTCCGGGCCTTGCTCAATGACCAGGGTGTCAAGACGCAGCAGGCGACGCCGTCGATTCCGGTCGAGGTGATCGGGTTGCCGGGAGTGCCTTCCGCCGGAGATGTCTTCCAAGTGGTCTCCGACGAGCGAGTGGCGCGAGAAATTGCCGATGAGCGGGCGCAGAAGCAGCGCACGGCGGATCTCGCGGGTCAGACGAAGGTTTCGCTCGACGATCTCTTTGCCAGAATTAAGGAAGGGTCAGCCAAGGAGCTCGCCATCGTCATTAAGGCGGACGTGCAGGGCTCATCTGAAGCGCTGGCCGCGGCGGTTGAAAAGCTTCCAACTCCTGCGGTGAGGATCCGGGTCATTCACAACGGCGTCGGGGGAGTCACGGAGTCCGATGTGCTCCTGGCTGCCGCCTCGCGCGCGATTATTATCGGGTTCAATGTTCGTCCTGAACCGAAAGCCGCGTCCCTGGCCGAGCAGCAAGGGGTCGACGTTCGGTTGTATACGATTATTTATGAAGCTTTGTCCGACATTAAGGCCGCGATGGAAGGGTTGCTGGACCCCACGCTTAAGGAGCGGTCGTTGGGCCGGGCCGAAGTGCGCCAGGTTTTCACGATTCCCAAGGCCGGCGTCGTGGCCGGTTCCTACGTGGTCGAGGGCACGATCTCTCGAGCGGCGGTGGGAGTCAGGCTCATTCGAGACAACGTGGTGGTGTTCGAGGGCCGCCTCGGCTCGTTGCGCCGGTTCAAGGATGACGTGCGCGAAGTGCAGCAGGGATACGAGTGCGGTATCAGCATCGAGAACTTTAACGACATCAAGGCTGGCGATGTGATCGAGGCCTATACGATCGATAAGATCGCGGGGAAGCTCTAA
- a CDS encoding fused MFS/spermidine synthase, whose translation MTAEGTPPISRAFLLSTALITGAVVMALEILGSRLLAPVFGNSLFVWGALIGVILAAMSSGYAFGGWASDRYAGGSVLAGLLLFSGSWTFLVAWASQPILFQVDAWIQDPRWGPCLAATILLAPPAFGLSGVLPAMLRLAVSDMGHVGRHTGRMIALSTVGSLIGTWGTAFFLLSWIGSQALVAWLGTIQVVLGLLWLWRGAKVGAVGKLCGLVCSGFFVALALHPIQKLNPPVYQEDSPYQQVRVRDDQLFRYLVLDRTFHAVMWKADPLPLFLPYSQLMVASLALVDQPQRGLILGHGGGSLAKWLAHYWPDLEMDVIEFDPVVVRMAEDYFEYHPPANHHVRVKDGRAFLNTTDHLYDVIWIDAFARHMIPFHLTTKEFYAAVRMHLKPDGVVALNLASSGEELDNARAAAVVQTMRGEFPMIETFAVKGPWKSGQTKAENLIFFAGGPVTEHGHEAFIAKVTAMAMNRQLPSEAVALLGSHRTDPWPMGFELTDDFAPYDVLTGRDVPDVRQAEFNRATN comes from the coding sequence ATGACTGCTGAAGGGACCCCTCCAATCTCGCGTGCGTTCCTGCTCTCCACCGCGCTGATAACCGGAGCGGTCGTGATGGCGCTGGAAATTCTCGGCAGCAGACTGCTGGCCCCCGTGTTCGGAAACTCCCTGTTTGTGTGGGGGGCGCTGATCGGGGTCATCCTTGCTGCGATGAGCAGCGGCTATGCCTTCGGCGGATGGGCGTCAGATCGGTATGCAGGGGGGAGCGTGCTCGCGGGGCTGCTGCTCTTTTCAGGGTCCTGGACCTTTCTGGTCGCCTGGGCCAGCCAGCCGATCCTGTTTCAAGTGGATGCCTGGATACAGGATCCACGGTGGGGTCCTTGCCTCGCCGCCACGATTCTCCTGGCTCCCCCTGCGTTTGGATTGAGCGGGGTGTTGCCCGCGATGTTGCGGTTGGCCGTCTCTGATATGGGGCATGTGGGCCGCCACACGGGCCGCATGATTGCCTTGTCAACAGTGGGAAGTCTGATCGGCACCTGGGGAACCGCGTTCTTTCTGCTCTCGTGGATCGGGAGCCAGGCGCTGGTGGCTTGGCTGGGAACAATCCAAGTGGTGTTGGGATTGCTGTGGCTCTGGCGAGGAGCGAAGGTCGGGGCTGTCGGAAAATTGTGCGGGCTGGTCTGCAGTGGATTTTTCGTCGCATTGGCGCTCCATCCTATTCAGAAATTGAATCCGCCGGTTTATCAGGAGGATAGTCCCTATCAGCAAGTGCGGGTGCGGGATGACCAACTGTTCCGTTATCTCGTGCTCGATCGTACCTTTCATGCGGTGATGTGGAAGGCCGATCCCCTTCCGCTGTTTCTGCCCTACAGCCAGCTCATGGTCGCGTCATTGGCGTTGGTGGATCAGCCTCAACGGGGTTTGATTCTCGGACATGGCGGCGGCTCGCTGGCCAAGTGGCTGGCGCACTACTGGCCCGATCTGGAAATGGACGTCATCGAGTTCGATCCGGTGGTGGTGCGGATGGCAGAAGACTATTTTGAGTATCATCCTCCAGCCAATCACCATGTGCGGGTCAAGGACGGGCGGGCGTTCCTGAACACCACCGACCACCTTTATGATGTGATTTGGATTGATGCGTTTGCCCGCCACATGATTCCGTTTCATCTGACCACAAAAGAATTCTATGCGGCGGTGCGAATGCATCTGAAACCGGATGGAGTTGTGGCGTTGAATTTGGCGTCATCCGGAGAAGAGCTCGATAACGCGCGGGCGGCGGCTGTCGTCCAGACGATGCGCGGTGAGTTCCCTATGATTGAAACATTTGCGGTTAAAGGGCCATGGAAGAGCGGCCAGACCAAAGCGGAGAATTTGATTTTTTTTGCAGGGGGCCCGGTCACGGAACACGGACATGAAGCTTTCATCGCAAAAGTGACCGCGATGGCTATGAATCGACAACTGCCTAGCGAGGCCGTTGCGCTGCTCGGCTCTCACCGGACTGATCCGTGGCCAATGGGATTTGAACTGACAGACGATTTTGCTCCCTATGATGTTCTGACCGGGAGAGATGTGCCGGATGTGCGTCAGGCCGAATTCAATCGCGCAACTAATTGA
- a CDS encoding DUF503 domain-containing protein, which yields MVVGVCTVELWIPESQSLKDKRQVLHSVKDRLRGKFNLSVAEVDGQDLWQKAVLGMACVANDGSHVEQVLEQALNVIKSMPTIEVVRVHRELL from the coding sequence ATGGTCGTGGGAGTCTGCACCGTCGAGTTGTGGATTCCGGAGAGTCAGTCGCTCAAGGATAAGCGGCAGGTCTTGCATAGCGTGAAGGATCGCCTGCGCGGCAAGTTCAACCTCTCTGTTGCCGAAGTGGACGGGCAAGACCTCTGGCAAAAAGCGGTGCTCGGGATGGCCTGTGTGGCGAATGACGGGAGCCACGTCGAACAGGTCCTCGAGCAGGCGCTCAACGTCATCAAGAGTATGCCAACCATTGAAGTTGTTCGTGTGCATCGGGAGCTCTTGTAA
- the rbfA gene encoding 30S ribosome-binding factor RbfA, with amino-acid sequence MSKTTYKRSDRVADQIRMEVADILMRKIKDPRVRSVTVTDVELTADLRIAYIFVTTMEKEQAERDVFAGLSKASGFVRAELGRRLALRYLPEIVFKRDETGPRGDRVMKLLDELQPHETAQDTSDGTSGPAELIIPPMRTK; translated from the coding sequence ATGTCCAAGACGACCTATAAGCGATCAGACCGAGTGGCCGACCAGATTCGCATGGAGGTGGCGGACATCTTAATGCGCAAGATCAAGGATCCGCGCGTGCGGTCGGTCACGGTGACAGACGTCGAACTGACGGCGGATCTACGGATCGCCTACATCTTCGTCACGACGATGGAGAAGGAGCAGGCTGAGCGCGATGTGTTTGCCGGATTATCGAAGGCCAGCGGCTTCGTTCGTGCCGAGCTGGGTCGGCGATTGGCATTGCGGTATTTGCCTGAAATCGTCTTTAAGCGAGATGAGACGGGCCCGCGCGGTGACCGAGTCATGAAATTGCTCGATGAATTGCAGCCGCATGAGACGGCCCAAGACACGTCCGATGGCACGTCCGGTCCAGCGGAGTTGATCATTCCCCCGATGAGAACGAAGTGA
- the truB gene encoding tRNA pseudouridine(55) synthase TruB has protein sequence MALVTEGRQKTRVGDGVLIVNKEAGWTSHDVVAKVRGLLGGAKVGHAGTLDPAATGVLPLLIGKATRVAEYLVGWDKEYRAVLRLGETTDTQDATGTVLQRVETAGVSAGILDGVVARFRGPQKQMPPMYSAVKVAGRPLYKSARAGETVERAERDIVIHELEVTAVDGRDIALRVVCSKGTYIRTLCADMGQALGVGGHLLSLERTRVGSLTIEQGLTVDQIAAHVTIGSVESILLTLDQVLAQLPLATVTMEQAARVLHGAPIGLPHDLSPTSSPIRLKDEQGRLLAIGAYDGQGKGSVRIDKVLVDSESLN, from the coding sequence ATGGCGTTGGTGACGGAAGGGCGGCAAAAGACTCGTGTGGGCGATGGCGTGCTCATCGTGAACAAAGAGGCGGGCTGGACCTCCCATGATGTGGTGGCGAAAGTACGGGGCCTGTTGGGTGGGGCTAAGGTCGGGCATGCCGGCACGCTGGATCCCGCGGCGACGGGTGTGTTGCCGCTGCTGATCGGGAAAGCGACGCGGGTGGCGGAATATCTGGTGGGTTGGGACAAGGAGTATCGTGCGGTCCTGCGGTTGGGTGAAACGACGGATACGCAGGATGCGACCGGGACCGTGCTTCAGCGGGTGGAGACGGCGGGTGTGAGTGCCGGAATTCTTGACGGCGTGGTCGCTCGATTTCGCGGGCCACAAAAGCAAATGCCTCCGATGTATTCGGCGGTGAAGGTGGCCGGGCGACCGTTATATAAGTCGGCCCGCGCCGGAGAAACCGTTGAGCGAGCAGAACGGGACATCGTCATTCACGAGCTCGAAGTGACGGCCGTCGACGGACGCGACATTGCATTGCGAGTCGTCTGCTCGAAGGGAACCTATATCCGGACGTTGTGCGCCGATATGGGGCAGGCATTGGGCGTCGGCGGACATCTGCTGTCGCTTGAGCGCACGCGCGTCGGGTCGCTGACGATCGAGCAGGGGCTGACGGTCGACCAGATTGCCGCTCATGTGACGATTGGCTCGGTTGAATCGATCTTATTGACGCTGGATCAGGTGTTGGCGCAGCTGCCCCTTGCGACGGTGACGATGGAGCAAGCCGCACGCGTGCTGCACGGGGCGCCAATCGGATTGCCGCACGATCTGTCGCCCACCTCGTCGCCCATCCGCCTGAAGGATGAGCAGGGACGGTTGTTGGCAATCGGTGCGTATGACGGGCAAGGTAAAGGGTCGGTCAGAATTGACAAAGTGTTAGTGGACAGTGAATCACTCAATTAA
- a CDS encoding protease inhibitor I42 family protein, with amino-acid sequence MNSAGQNISGSSEGQGSRAIEAVLGRAFTIHLWEDRTRGEQWVPSYNTKALTLVDDQFLRVASNNAVENGQRTFEFQGMLPGTHELVFEKRMGWKFTAEDRRIFLIQVAPTGKG; translated from the coding sequence ATGAATAGTGCCGGGCAGAATATCTCGGGCTCCTCGGAAGGCCAAGGGAGTCGGGCGATCGAGGCCGTCCTTGGGCGAGCGTTTACCATTCATCTGTGGGAAGACCGTACCCGTGGCGAGCAATGGGTTCCGAGCTACAACACCAAGGCGTTGACCCTTGTGGATGATCAATTTCTCCGAGTCGCCAGTAATAACGCAGTCGAGAATGGTCAACGCACGTTCGAGTTTCAGGGGATGCTGCCCGGAACCCATGAATTAGTATTCGAAAAGCGCATGGGGTGGAAATTCACCGCGGAAGATCGTCGGATATTCCTGATTCAGGTTGCGCCAACCGGGAAAGGTTGA
- the nusA gene encoding transcription termination factor NusA produces MNRELIAVIDEIGRQKGIEKSRVIGAIESALQTAAKKRFGQAENIQVEIDSKTGEISVVSKKTIVDHVSNPKAEISLQEARQLDSEAEVGDEIGSLIEMDELGRIAAQTAKQVIFQKVREAEWEAVQKEYSTRQGDLVNGIILGMERRNYLVDLGKTEAVLPIQEQIPRETYRRGDRVKAMLLEVRRTPKDVQVILTRSHPQFVSKLFELEVPEVMEKIVEIKSIVREPGDRTKIAVTSREKAVDPVGACVGIKGSRVQAVVRELRGEKIDIITWTQDPRVFIAEALNPATIEKVGIDDEKKSALVVVADSQLSLAIGKNGQNVRLAARLTGWKIDIISATEYEKEKVERDKEIKAAMADEAEAQRLQEEARQAARAEENESN; encoded by the coding sequence ATGAACCGAGAATTAATCGCAGTCATCGATGAGATTGGACGCCAAAAGGGCATCGAAAAGTCCCGTGTCATCGGGGCCATCGAGTCGGCCCTCCAAACCGCTGCCAAGAAGCGCTTCGGGCAGGCGGAGAATATCCAAGTCGAGATCGACTCCAAGACCGGCGAGATCTCCGTGGTCTCGAAGAAGACGATTGTCGATCACGTGAGCAACCCGAAGGCGGAAATCTCCCTTCAGGAAGCGCGCCAACTTGATAGCGAAGCGGAAGTGGGAGACGAAATCGGCTCGCTCATCGAAATGGACGAGCTCGGCCGTATCGCGGCACAGACGGCGAAACAGGTCATCTTCCAAAAGGTGCGTGAAGCCGAGTGGGAAGCGGTTCAGAAAGAATATTCGACCAGGCAGGGCGACCTCGTCAACGGCATTATCTTGGGCATGGAACGCCGGAATTATCTGGTAGATCTCGGCAAGACGGAAGCCGTCCTTCCGATTCAGGAGCAGATTCCGCGCGAGACGTATCGGCGCGGCGACCGGGTCAAGGCGATGTTGTTGGAAGTCCGCCGGACGCCGAAAGACGTGCAGGTCATTCTGACGCGGAGCCATCCCCAATTCGTCTCGAAGCTGTTTGAGCTGGAAGTGCCGGAAGTCATGGAAAAGATCGTGGAGATCAAGTCGATCGTCAGAGAGCCGGGCGATCGCACCAAGATTGCGGTGACCTCGCGTGAGAAAGCGGTCGATCCGGTCGGCGCCTGTGTCGGCATCAAGGGATCGCGCGTGCAGGCGGTGGTCCGCGAGTTACGAGGTGAGAAGATCGATATCATCACCTGGACGCAGGATCCTCGCGTGTTTATTGCGGAGGCGCTGAATCCGGCTACGATCGAAAAAGTCGGCATCGACGACGAGAAGAAGTCGGCGTTGGTCGTGGTCGCCGATTCGCAGCTGTCGCTGGCGATCGGGAAGAACGGGCAGAATGTGCGGTTGGCGGCTCGTTTGACCGGATGGAAGATCGATATCATCAGCGCGACGGAATACGAAAAAGAAAAAGTGGAGCGCGACAAGGAAATCAAAGCTGCGATGGCCGACGAGGCCGAAGCGCAGCGATTGCAGGAAGAAGCCCGGCAAGCCGCCAGGGCCGAAGAAAACGAATCGAACTAG
- the rimP gene encoding ribosome maturation factor RimP, with protein sequence MSIPEHGSRSSIDRIQDILSPILWTLGLELVDVVCVGQGSRSVVRVLIDKPGGVTVSDCERAHLAVGPALDVADPFPHTYTLEVSSPGLDRPFKRLQDYQRAVGKRVSVKLKQPLDGQWRIIGELVEADEDSVVLAIASKAATTDTVKLDRHSVAEARLVIEI encoded by the coding sequence TTGAGCATTCCGGAGCATGGATCCCGGTCTTCCATTGATCGGATTCAGGACATTCTTTCTCCGATTCTCTGGACACTAGGGTTGGAATTAGTGGACGTGGTGTGCGTCGGGCAAGGTTCCCGATCCGTTGTCCGAGTGCTGATCGACAAACCAGGTGGTGTGACCGTTTCAGATTGTGAGCGGGCCCATTTGGCGGTAGGTCCCGCGCTGGATGTTGCCGATCCATTTCCACATACCTACACGCTGGAAGTGTCATCACCCGGGCTTGACCGCCCGTTCAAGCGGCTCCAAGACTATCAGCGTGCGGTCGGGAAGCGGGTGAGCGTCAAGCTGAAGCAGCCGCTTGACGGCCAATGGCGTATTATCGGAGAGCTAGTGGAGGCGGATGAGGACTCGGTCGTTTTAGCGATCGCGTCGAAGGCCGCTACGACGGACACAGTGAAGCTGGATCGCCACTCTGTCGCGGAGGCCCGGTTAGTGATTGAGATTTAG
- the dat gene encoding D-amino-acid transaminase produces the protein MAVPDIAFINGRFLPWHEATVSIEDRGFQFGDGVYEVSRTYRGRPFELDAHLNRLDRSARELSLIQPYTRAQWTEWIQQGIRAAGYAEAKVYLQITRGVAARDHAFPSNVAPTVVMTIRELAPFPAKTREAGVIAKTCEDLRWGRCDIKSVNLLANVLAREEAKRAGVFEAILVKDGLVTEGSVSNVMAVQSGTVVTAPEGPRILSGVTRTVVLSLARAAGFPVREEFLPVESLYTADEVFLTGTTVEVLAVVQVDGRVIGAGRPGPVVEALASRWAALTGSSPLR, from the coding sequence ATGGCCGTGCCGGATATTGCATTTATCAACGGGCGATTCCTTCCCTGGCATGAGGCTACCGTATCGATCGAAGATCGTGGGTTTCAGTTCGGCGATGGTGTGTACGAAGTCAGCAGGACCTATCGCGGCCGTCCCTTTGAACTGGATGCGCATCTCAATCGGCTTGACCGCAGTGCGCGTGAACTGAGCCTGATTCAGCCCTATACGAGAGCCCAGTGGACCGAGTGGATTCAGCAGGGCATTCGGGCGGCTGGATATGCAGAGGCGAAGGTTTATCTCCAGATCACCCGCGGGGTTGCTGCGAGAGACCACGCGTTTCCGTCCAACGTGGCTCCGACGGTGGTGATGACGATTCGAGAGTTGGCGCCGTTTCCGGCGAAGACTAGGGAGGCCGGCGTCATTGCTAAGACCTGTGAGGACTTGCGCTGGGGGCGTTGCGACATCAAGAGCGTGAATTTGTTGGCGAATGTGTTGGCACGAGAAGAGGCGAAGAGGGCCGGTGTGTTTGAGGCGATCCTGGTGAAAGATGGCCTGGTCACGGAAGGGTCGGTGAGCAATGTGATGGCGGTTCAATCGGGAACCGTGGTGACCGCTCCGGAAGGCCCGCGAATTCTATCGGGAGTAACCCGCACGGTGGTCTTGAGCCTGGCGAGGGCGGCGGGGTTCCCGGTGCGTGAAGAGTTTCTGCCGGTCGAGTCGCTCTATACCGCGGATGAAGTGTTTCTGACCGGGACGACCGTGGAAGTCCTTGCGGTGGTTCAGGTGGATGGGCGGGTGATCGGGGCCGGTCGACCCGGTCCGGTTGTCGAGGCTCTGGCTTCCCGCTGGGCGGCATTGACGGGGTCGTCCCCCTTGCGTTGA
- a CDS encoding Rieske 2Fe-2S domain-containing protein: MEGFQRVAGLNEVAPGQSKVVKVNDKAIALFNIDGKFYAIHNLCPHEGGPLNEGRLKGYVVACPWHDLAFDIRSGQGTDGGGYCIGSYEVRVEDADIFVGPRRKA; the protein is encoded by the coding sequence ATGGAGGGGTTCCAACGGGTTGCCGGACTGAACGAAGTGGCCCCCGGGCAATCGAAAGTGGTGAAGGTCAATGACAAGGCCATTGCCCTGTTCAACATCGACGGGAAGTTCTATGCGATTCACAATTTGTGTCCGCATGAAGGCGGGCCGTTGAACGAAGGTCGATTGAAAGGGTATGTGGTGGCCTGTCCCTGGCACGATCTGGCTTTCGACATTCGGAGCGGGCAGGGAACCGACGGCGGCGGCTATTGCATCGGGAGTTATGAGGTGCGTGTCGAGGATGCCGATATTTTTGTGGGTCCCCGTCGAAAGGCGTAG
- a CDS encoding 4Fe-4S dicluster domain-containing protein, which yields MALLITDECISCGACLPECPNEAIFETRSDAEGKGHHVGDGQGVGDNIYIITHDRCTECVGHFDEPQCAAVCPVDNCCISDPAYPETTDVLMAKAKTLNPDKAIDESKIWSGVRN from the coding sequence ATGGCACTGCTGATTACCGACGAATGCATTTCCTGTGGGGCTTGCCTGCCTGAATGTCCCAACGAGGCGATTTTCGAAACCCGGAGCGATGCTGAGGGCAAGGGCCATCACGTGGGCGACGGTCAGGGCGTAGGCGACAATATCTACATCATCACCCATGATCGCTGCACGGAATGCGTCGGGCACTTTGATGAACCGCAGTGCGCGGCCGTCTGCCCTGTCGACAATTGCTGCATCTCCGATCCGGCCTATCCGGAAACAACGGACGTGTTGATGGCAAAGGCCAAAACCTTGAACCCTGACAAGGCCATCGACGAGAGCAAGATCTGGAGCGGCGTCCGGAACTAG